One genomic window of Deltaproteobacteria bacterium includes the following:
- a CDS encoding Crp/Fnr family transcriptional regulator: MEPLEILAHIPLFSGLSTEDRASLAGLLRVQKVKAGEVLFRKGSEGTTLYIIQTGAVKIVLPSRLGDEMIVTIFSEGDFFGEMSLLDGMPRSADAVAVDPSRLLLLNRTDFMHFLKRSDGAIESILSLLSARLRKTDDLLEDTSFLNIPARFAKKLLELGETFGRRDGDALEISLRLTQKDLADMVGATRESINKELRTLREKGIVSSTGHCLRVNDVPRLLRRVR, from the coding sequence ATGGAGCCCTTGGAAATTCTGGCCCACATTCCTCTTTTTTCCGGCCTTTCCACCGAAGACCGCGCAAGCCTGGCAGGCCTTCTGCGTGTGCAGAAGGTCAAGGCCGGGGAGGTACTTTTCCGCAAGGGGTCCGAAGGGACCACCCTTTACATCATTCAGACCGGGGCCGTAAAGATTGTCCTGCCATCGCGCCTGGGCGACGAGATGATAGTCACCATCTTTTCCGAGGGCGATTTTTTTGGTGAGATGTCCCTTTTGGACGGGATGCCCCGCTCCGCCGACGCAGTGGCCGTGGACCCCTCCCGGCTCCTTCTTTTAAACCGCACCGATTTCATGCATTTTTTAAAGAGGAGCGACGGGGCCATAGAGTCCATACTCTCCCTTTTATCCGCAAGGCTTCGGAAGACCGACGATCTTCTGGAAGACACCAGTTTTTTGAACATCCCGGCGCGTTTCGCCAAAAAGCTTCTGGAACTGGGCGAGACATTCGGGCGGCGGGACGGCGATGCCTTGGAAATAAGCCTCAGGCTCACCCAGAAGGACCTTGCCGACATGGTGGGCGCAACCCGCGAGAGCATAAACAAGGAGTTGCGCACCCTAAGGGAGAAGGGCATAGTCTCGTCCACCGGGCACTGCCTTCGCGTAAACGACGTGCCCCGGCTTTTGCGCCGAGTGCGCTGA
- a CDS encoding FecR domain-containing protein, translating into MQRKVACLVVFLSVAFFSQALAAEGSQAKVTFISGNAIVERSEVTTSQPLKLNDPLKAGDMVTTGKKSRLEITLPDGSLARVDEGSTLTLTAMDFVPEKKRDIKIRVSMGKLWAKAAKLAGLSGGFEVSTHTMTAGVRGTVYRVNVNRDDSVLLKVYWGEVLVTGRPPAGAAQTPAGAPVMSEPAKVMGPVPVAGPSKVSMTEWTAIVTNMQQVKISPDGSISAPRSFDPIQDRDEWVRWNQSRDKLR; encoded by the coding sequence ATGCAGCGAAAAGTCGCCTGCCTCGTGGTTTTTCTGTCCGTGGCGTTTTTTTCCCAGGCCCTGGCCGCAGAAGGCAGCCAGGCGAAGGTGACCTTCATTTCCGGGAACGCCATCGTGGAAAGAAGCGAGGTAACCACATCCCAGCCCCTGAAGCTGAACGATCCCTTAAAGGCCGGGGACATGGTGACCACGGGGAAAAAGAGCCGCCTGGAGATCACCCTGCCGGACGGAAGCCTTGCCCGGGTGGATGAGGGCTCCACCCTGACCCTTACGGCCATGGATTTTGTCCCTGAAAAGAAAAGGGACATCAAAATCCGGGTGTCCATGGGCAAGCTGTGGGCCAAGGCGGCCAAACTCGCAGGCCTTTCCGGCGGTTTCGAGGTGTCCACCCACACCATGACCGCAGGCGTGAGGGGGACCGTCTACCGCGTCAACGTCAACAGGGATGACTCGGTCCTTCTGAAGGTCTACTGGGGCGAGGTGCTGGTCACCGGCAGGCCGCCTGCGGGTGCGGCACAGACCCCGGCGGGAGCGCCGGTCATGTCGGAGCCCGCCAAGGTTATGGGGCCGGTGCCGGTTGCGGGCCCCTCCAAGGTCAGCATGACCGAGTGGACGGCCATAGTCACCAACATGCAGCAGGTGAAGATAAGCCCGGACGGCTCGATCTCCGCGCCCCGCTCCTTCGATCCCATCCAGGACCGGGACGAGTGGGTCCGCTGGAACCAGTCCAGGGACAAGCTCCGTTAG
- a CDS encoding S-layer homology domain-containing protein produces the protein MTMKRRSSIVLMILLALLMVFVTGCPKKRAPQAVLDTPAHHVTNGHKLLDSGKFADAGREFTMATELDPKYAPAWAGLALAAASTGDFKAAMENLDKAAGHAKGDVQDAEVAVAGIRVLTLGKTKISSGWLKKAMSSFEKAEELTPNDPAPYYYMGLAYKDAYEFSGAARMFAKVVELNGKFLGEANKAYETIQKIERARPGSEVARKIALVEALTRADAAALFIEELHIDRLFAAKKTFDTRFKSPEDAAKPAAPTGPRASDTAGHVLATDIDAVLLVGVRGLALYPDGAFQPNATITRAEFALMMEDILIKATGDEALATRFIDSQSPFPDIRSDMSYFNAVMVCTSRNIMTARDVATGEFAPQGTVPGADALLAIRQMKTLLKVDF, from the coding sequence ATGACGATGAAAAGACGCTCCTCCATAGTCTTGATGATTTTACTGGCCCTGCTCATGGTCTTTGTCACGGGCTGCCCCAAAAAACGCGCTCCCCAGGCGGTTCTGGACACCCCGGCCCATCACGTGACCAACGGCCACAAACTTCTGGACAGCGGGAAATTCGCCGATGCCGGGCGTGAATTCACCATGGCCACGGAACTCGACCCCAAGTACGCGCCAGCCTGGGCCGGGCTCGCTCTCGCCGCAGCCAGCACCGGTGATTTCAAGGCCGCCATGGAAAACCTGGACAAGGCCGCAGGTCACGCCAAGGGCGACGTACAGGACGCCGAGGTGGCGGTGGCGGGAATCAGGGTGCTTACCCTGGGCAAGACGAAAATCTCATCCGGGTGGCTGAAGAAGGCGATGTCCTCCTTCGAGAAGGCCGAAGAACTCACGCCCAACGACCCGGCCCCCTACTATTACATGGGCCTCGCATACAAGGACGCCTATGAATTTTCCGGCGCGGCCCGCATGTTCGCAAAGGTCGTCGAACTGAACGGAAAATTTCTGGGCGAGGCCAACAAGGCGTACGAGACCATCCAGAAGATCGAGCGGGCAAGGCCGGGCTCCGAGGTTGCCAGGAAAATCGCCCTGGTGGAGGCTCTCACCCGTGCCGACGCAGCAGCCCTTTTCATCGAAGAGCTTCACATCGACCGCCTGTTCGCGGCCAAGAAGACCTTCGACACCCGGTTCAAGAGCCCGGAGGACGCCGCCAAGCCTGCGGCCCCGACCGGCCCCAGGGCCAGCGATACGGCGGGCCACGTGCTCGCAACCGACATCGACGCGGTGCTTCTGGTGGGGGTGAGGGGCCTCGCCCTTTACCCGGACGGCGCGTTTCAGCCCAACGCCACCATAACCCGCGCCGAATTCGCCCTCATGATGGAGGACATCCTCATCAAGGCCACGGGCGATGAAGCGCTGGCCACCCGTTTCATAGACAGCCAGTCGCCCTTTCCCGACATAAGGAGCGACATGAGCTATTTCAACGCGGTGATGGTGTGCACGTCCCGCAACATCATGACCGCCAGGGACGTGGCCACCGGCGAGTTCGCCCCCCAGGGAACGGTTCCGGGCGCTGATGCTCTTTTGGCCATCCGCCAGATGAAGACCCTTCTGAAGGTGGATTTCTGA
- a CDS encoding LPP20 family lipoprotein, producing MKKRSLTLALVFFVALLGMGFSSAEALAQDGPYIQDVGGKGKVDWTQGWIEAVGTGAPPEKYYGKPQARPMALRAAQLDAFRNLLEVVKGVQLTSSTTVEDFVTTSDVIRTQVDGMVKGAQTVKREYLSDGTVEVTVRMALSGNFTQLLLPVEARPAPTPVPPSVIAPAPPEVVAPPAAPPAAPPAAPSARIYTGLVVDARGLSARPAMSPKVVDEDGQEVYGTASVSREYAVQQGMAGYSKDVNAAQTNSRVTNSPVTVKGLRTEGAGRSDIVISRADAAALRAAGQDLSFLQKCRVMIVLD from the coding sequence ATGAAGAAGCGCAGTCTAACGTTGGCGCTGGTGTTTTTTGTCGCCCTTTTGGGGATGGGTTTTTCATCCGCCGAAGCCCTTGCCCAGGATGGCCCATATATCCAGGATGTGGGAGGAAAGGGCAAGGTTGACTGGACCCAGGGCTGGATCGAGGCCGTGGGCACCGGCGCTCCCCCGGAAAAATACTACGGCAAGCCCCAGGCCCGGCCCATGGCCCTCCGCGCGGCCCAGCTGGACGCCTTCCGCAACCTTCTGGAAGTGGTCAAGGGCGTGCAGCTTACCTCCTCCACCACCGTGGAGGATTTTGTCACCACCTCCGACGTGATAAGGACCCAGGTGGACGGCATGGTGAAGGGCGCTCAGACCGTGAAGCGCGAGTACCTCTCGGACGGCACGGTGGAAGTCACCGTGCGCATGGCGCTTTCCGGCAATTTCACCCAGCTTCTGCTGCCCGTCGAGGCCCGTCCCGCGCCCACGCCGGTTCCGCCTTCGGTGATCGCCCCGGCCCCCCCGGAAGTTGTCGCTCCCCCCGCCGCGCCTCCGGCAGCCCCTCCCGCAGCCCCTTCGGCCCGCATTTATACCGGGCTCGTGGTTGACGCGCGCGGCCTTTCCGCCCGTCCGGCCATGTCCCCCAAGGTGGTGGACGAGGACGGCCAGGAGGTTTACGGCACCGCCTCGGTGAGCAGGGAATACGCGGTTCAGCAGGGCATGGCCGGTTACTCCAAGGACGTCAACGCGGCCCAGACCAATTCCAGGGTCACCAACTCCCCGGTAACGGTCAAGGGCCTTCGCACCGAAGGGGCCGGGCGCAGCGACATAGTGATCTCCCGCGCCGATGCGGCGGCCCTTCGCGCCGCAGGCCAGGACCTCTCCTTTTTGCAGAAGTGCCGGGTGATGATCGTCCTGGACTAG
- a CDS encoding DUF799 family lipoprotein has product MKSARFFIIPLFVGIFFLTGCAGAGTKPVKFGGTYEKSPAMDKKKPRTVAVLPFTDESGSAQGAAVVRRGFYNHFSSLNYQDMEFFKIDQLLAMNGLANPKELALATPQRLGEILKVDAVVIGRVSDFDKLFAVIYSDVAVGADVSMYDTASGALLWKARHTVHYRAGGVPLSIGGLIGTVFGTAMNVRDIQLFRACDDLFRDMVKTIPEPALRDARRPPEITLVVQDTQNKPKKAGDRIQVGVRGTPHMTAWAEFGESKIKIALDEREPGEYIGVYTVRPGDGLADALVTGHLADNAGNASSWVDPVGTVSLDTTPPKAPTGLSSKGKNREILLSWNKNTEPDLAAYRVYESATPLTGFGALADTEFSGFTAKDRENLIARFYRITALDRAGNESPPSAVAEGVAVAPGPVRVSGAIPADAVWRAGAGPYILEGDVTVAADTLLTIQPGTEVISNGGALVVKGRISALGTPSDLIRFSGPEKGVWGGIVFEDTAERSSVLSFCRITGASTAVTCISASPSVTSCELENNGTGLTASGSFSRPRVSGSIIRGNREAGVLVEKGAAPVITATSITKNLGGGVRALDGAADISGNNIYDNHPFDAEGPFSGKPVTATGNYWGTADVKEVLARISGRVELYGILESPWPTGRMKAFPVLESRLSGRADKDAFLLLAKSPYTIAGEFILDGSALLIIQPGVIIRYEAGASLSVNDGAVWARGRADAPIVFESAAASPAPGDYGEAVSLKSPAASVFEYCAVRHAATGFNVERGESDITRCHISLCKQRGIRTTNDAAPKVLYSTIEKNSGSGGIECLGVSHPRIAYCNITENAVGLQAFTSIEILATDNWWGVEKPDNSVIWGDNVRFFPWLEAPNPDAFVMK; this is encoded by the coding sequence ATGAAATCCGCGCGATTTTTCATCATACCGCTTTTCGTGGGAATTTTTTTCCTTACCGGCTGCGCCGGGGCGGGGACCAAGCCCGTCAAGTTCGGCGGAACCTACGAGAAAAGCCCGGCCATGGACAAGAAGAAGCCCAGGACCGTGGCTGTTCTGCCCTTTACGGACGAATCGGGCTCGGCCCAGGGCGCGGCGGTGGTGCGCCGGGGCTTTTACAACCATTTTTCGTCCTTGAACTATCAGGACATGGAGTTTTTCAAAATAGACCAGCTTCTGGCCATGAACGGTCTGGCCAATCCCAAGGAACTGGCCCTGGCCACCCCCCAGCGGCTGGGTGAAATACTCAAGGTGGACGCGGTGGTCATCGGGCGCGTTTCGGATTTCGACAAGCTCTTTGCCGTGATCTACTCCGACGTGGCCGTGGGGGCTGATGTTTCCATGTACGACACCGCTTCCGGCGCGCTTTTGTGGAAGGCCCGGCACACCGTCCATTACCGGGCGGGCGGCGTCCCCCTGAGCATCGGCGGGTTAATCGGCACCGTGTTCGGCACCGCCATGAACGTGAGGGACATCCAGCTTTTCCGCGCCTGCGACGATCTTTTCCGGGACATGGTGAAAACCATTCCCGAACCCGCCCTGAGGGATGCCAGGCGTCCGCCCGAAATAACGCTTGTGGTGCAGGACACGCAGAACAAGCCCAAAAAGGCGGGGGACAGGATTCAGGTGGGCGTAAGAGGCACCCCCCACATGACCGCCTGGGCGGAATTCGGCGAGTCGAAGATCAAGATCGCCCTGGATGAAAGGGAGCCGGGCGAATACATAGGGGTTTACACCGTCCGGCCCGGGGACGGCCTTGCCGACGCCCTGGTCACCGGGCACCTTGCCGACAACGCCGGAAACGCGTCATCCTGGGTGGACCCGGTGGGAACGGTGAGCCTGGACACCACCCCGCCCAAGGCCCCCACGGGGCTTTCCTCCAAAGGCAAAAACCGCGAAATCCTTCTTTCGTGGAACAAGAACACCGAGCCCGACCTTGCCGCCTACCGGGTTTACGAGAGCGCCACGCCCCTCACGGGTTTCGGCGCGCTTGCCGACACCGAGTTTTCCGGCTTTACGGCAAAGGACAGGGAAAACCTGATCGCCCGCTTTTACAGGATAACGGCCCTGGACCGGGCCGGTAACGAGAGCCCCCCCTCTGCGGTGGCGGAGGGCGTGGCGGTTGCTCCGGGGCCTGTAAGGGTAAGCGGGGCCATACCAGCCGACGCCGTGTGGCGGGCCGGGGCCGGGCCATATATCCTGGAAGGCGACGTTACCGTGGCCGCCGACACCCTTTTAACCATCCAGCCCGGCACGGAGGTGATATCCAACGGAGGGGCGCTGGTGGTGAAGGGAAGGATTTCGGCCCTTGGAACGCCCTCCGATCTCATAAGGTTTTCCGGGCCCGAAAAGGGCGTATGGGGTGGAATCGTTTTCGAGGACACCGCCGAGCGGTCGAGCGTCCTTTCCTTTTGCCGGATAACCGGGGCCTCCACGGCGGTCACCTGCATTTCGGCCTCGCCCTCCGTCACCTCCTGCGAGCTTGAAAACAACGGCACGGGGCTTACGGCCTCAGGCTCCTTTTCAAGGCCCAGGGTTTCGGGCAGCATCATAAGGGGCAACCGCGAGGCCGGGGTCCTTGTGGAAAAGGGCGCTGCCCCGGTGATAACGGCCACTTCCATAACCAAGAATCTTGGGGGCGGAGTCCGCGCCCTGGACGGCGCAGCGGATATATCCGGCAACAACATCTACGACAACCATCCCTTTGACGCCGAAGGCCCCTTTTCGGGAAAGCCGGTGACCGCCACCGGCAACTACTGGGGGACCGCCGACGTCAAGGAGGTGCTTGCCCGCATATCGGGCCGGGTGGAGCTTTACGGCATCCTGGAAAGCCCCTGGCCGACGGGCAGGATGAAAGCCTTTCCGGTCCTGGAAAGCAGGCTTTCCGGCAGGGCCGACAAGGACGCCTTCTTGCTTTTGGCCAAAAGCCCGTATACAATTGCGGGTGAATTCATCCTAGACGGCTCGGCGCTTCTCATCATCCAGCCAGGGGTGATTATAAGGTACGAGGCCGGGGCGTCCCTTTCGGTGAACGACGGCGCTGTCTGGGCGCGCGGCAGGGCCGACGCCCCCATAGTGTTTGAAAGCGCGGCGGCAAGCCCGGCTCCCGGCGATTACGGCGAGGCGGTGAGTCTCAAAAGCCCGGCGGCCAGCGTTTTCGAGTACTGCGCGGTGCGTCACGCGGCCACCGGCTTCAACGTGGAGCGCGGGGAGAGCGACATCACTCGCTGCCACATAAGCCTTTGCAAGCAAAGGGGCATACGCACCACCAACGACGCCGCGCCCAAGGTGCTTTATTCCACCATCGAGAAAAACAGTGGAAGCGGCGGCATAGAATGCCTGGGGGTTTCGCACCCAAGAATCGCCTACTGCAACATAACGGAAAACGCCGTGGGGCTCCAGGCCTTCACCAGCATAGAGATACTGGCCACGGACAACTGGTGGGGCGTGGAAAAGCCCGACAACTCGGTGATATGGGGGGATAACGTGCGCTTTTTCCCCTGGCTCGAAGCTCCGAACCCGGACGCCTTTGTCATGAAATGA
- a CDS encoding CHASE2 domain-containing protein, with product MDRIGPIRLSSRIAAVFGLALMGFGLLLVSIVSKGIFFNMVTQLDNALYGQFLASRIRLSANESQKPSNVVIVGIDDKSLEELGAYNPETYRMYHVAGLRNLVSGRPRAVVFDILFADPHPDPAVDRALGEAMKKGRVFSVHFAASEDHAGHMFDRGAYGGLSNIKSRAVQEGGFFSMITPVYESLSGFGIANAYADTDGVLRKLPVVFNVNGKVYPTVALEVYRAISGIPRESVRFSRGKIRVGERAVPSDADLRTRIPLLEDQYRIRQISFSDVVRGRVPAEFFRDKVVFVAATATGLGDNKLVPVYGYVPGVKVHANLLLALEENRLLDELTPKEYYVLLCLAALFYTFIFYNKKPGDGFVIGLLKALFRRVVPMWLANGFDLRFKRVQAALTRFAPYFHWLKNSYVARFTVLLVRRTRSRVQDLLVQVLQLYVVLFVLFLYFDFFVKPTALIIQLLLAYIIVGEYKDVETLLAQPATADAPKE from the coding sequence ATGGACCGAATTGGTCCCATACGCCTGTCCAGCCGCATAGCCGCCGTTTTCGGGCTGGCGCTCATGGGTTTCGGCCTTCTTCTGGTCTCCATAGTGTCCAAGGGCATCTTCTTCAACATGGTGACCCAGCTGGACAACGCCCTTTACGGCCAGTTTCTGGCAAGCCGCATAAGGCTTTCGGCCAATGAGTCCCAGAAGCCATCCAACGTTGTCATCGTGGGCATAGACGACAAGAGCCTGGAGGAGCTTGGGGCCTACAACCCCGAAACCTACCGCATGTATCACGTGGCGGGCCTCAGAAACCTGGTTTCCGGCAGGCCCCGCGCCGTGGTTTTCGACATCCTGTTCGCCGATCCGCACCCGGACCCGGCGGTGGACCGCGCCTTGGGCGAGGCCATGAAAAAGGGCAGGGTGTTCTCCGTTCATTTCGCCGCGTCCGAAGATCACGCAGGCCACATGTTCGACCGGGGTGCCTACGGGGGGCTGTCGAACATAAAGAGTCGGGCGGTTCAGGAGGGCGGCTTTTTCTCCATGATAACCCCGGTTTATGAGTCCCTTTCGGGCTTCGGCATCGCCAACGCATACGCGGACACCGACGGAGTTCTGAGAAAGCTGCCGGTGGTCTTCAACGTCAACGGCAAGGTCTATCCGACCGTGGCACTGGAGGTTTACCGGGCGATTTCGGGAATACCCAGGGAGTCGGTCCGGTTTTCCCGTGGAAAGATACGGGTGGGCGAAAGGGCCGTTCCTTCCGACGCAGACCTTCGCACCAGGATTCCGCTTCTTGAGGACCAGTACCGCATAAGGCAGATTTCCTTCTCGGACGTGGTGCGGGGCCGGGTTCCGGCTGAATTTTTCAGGGACAAGGTGGTCTTCGTGGCCGCCACCGCCACCGGCCTTGGGGACAACAAGCTGGTGCCGGTTTACGGCTACGTTCCGGGGGTAAAGGTTCACGCCAACCTTTTGCTGGCCCTAGAGGAAAACCGGCTTCTGGACGAACTCACCCCAAAAGAGTATTATGTGCTTTTATGTCTCGCCGCCCTTTTCTACACCTTTATATTTTACAACAAGAAGCCGGGCGACGGGTTCGTGATAGGGCTTTTGAAGGCTCTTTTCAGGCGCGTGGTTCCCATGTGGCTTGCGAATGGCTTCGACCTTAGGTTCAAGAGGGTACAGGCGGCCCTTACAAGGTTCGCCCCTTATTTCCACTGGCTCAAAAACAGCTACGTGGCGCGTTTCACGGTTCTTCTGGTCAGGCGGACCCGTTCGAGGGTCCAGGACCTTCTGGTGCAGGTGCTCCAGTTGTATGTGGTTCTTTTTGTTCTGTTTCTTTATTTCGACTTTTTCGTGAAGCCGACTGCGCTTATAATCCAGTTGCTTCTGGCCTATATAATAGTGGGTGAATACAAGGACGTGGAAACGCTTCTGGCCCAGCCTGCGACGGCTGACGCGCCCAAGGAATGA
- a CDS encoding FecR domain-containing protein has protein sequence MKKSLVVFVVALAVLSSAAVLFAAPRGGAAGTLSFYTGEVMVQAKGAAWRKAGLDAPIYIGDTIRTGADSTAELTLSDGSILRMGANGRHRVEKASFAGKGRVVNVFSTAGRLWVNARTAVGKNSEFKVSTDKAVCAIRGTAFDVNAQAAETTISVFEGRVETWAQVFDRRYSGSAKKSQDRPEKVAGPSPVAGPTPVTMEKWVQIVAAMQRIRVDAKGGFALSDVAADEAETDSWLKWNRERDRMRDQLIAPEDPEAK, from the coding sequence ATGAAAAAATCCCTGGTTGTTTTTGTCGTCGCCCTGGCCGTTCTCTCTTCTGCCGCAGTGCTTTTCGCCGCGCCCAGGGGCGGGGCCGCCGGGACGCTCAGTTTCTACACGGGCGAGGTCATGGTGCAGGCAAAGGGGGCGGCCTGGCGCAAGGCAGGCCTGGACGCTCCCATATACATAGGCGACACCATAAGGACCGGGGCCGACTCCACGGCTGAACTCACCCTTTCGGACGGCTCCATCCTACGCATGGGCGCGAACGGTCGCCATCGGGTTGAAAAGGCCAGTTTCGCCGGGAAGGGCAGGGTGGTGAACGTCTTTTCCACCGCAGGACGCCTGTGGGTGAACGCCCGGACCGCCGTGGGCAAGAACTCCGAGTTCAAGGTTTCCACCGACAAGGCCGTGTGCGCCATAAGGGGCACGGCCTTTGACGTGAACGCCCAGGCCGCCGAAACCACCATCTCGGTTTTCGAGGGCAGGGTGGAGACCTGGGCCCAGGTTTTCGACAGGAGATATTCCGGGAGCGCGAAAAAATCCCAGGACAGGCCGGAAAAGGTGGCTGGTCCGAGCCCGGTGGCGGGACCTACACCCGTCACCATGGAAAAATGGGTCCAGATAGTAGCCGCCATGCAGCGCATAAGGGTGGACGCGAAAGGCGGCTTCGCCCTTTCCGACGTTGCCGCAGACGAGGCGGAAACCGACTCCTGGCTCAAGTGGAACCGCGAGCGCGACAGGATGAGGGATCAGTTGATCGCGCCCGAAGACCCCGAAGCCAAGTAG
- a CDS encoding CHASE2 domain-containing protein: protein MTGLFRRLVKPGPAMLTVIIVLAWTAAYVSQLSFLDMVELNTVDLRFRFRGERPVGPEVVLAVIDEQSLKEEGKWIWPREKIARMIKNLADAGAAVVALDIGFLEPDPNNTIKPVEEAERLVKEAGALTPNLSESFGRLKEAGDNDRILADTIKASKTKVVLGYFFHMDRKELGRLDQGEIDSQVENVRSGRFQKIRETKEGRRFTGLRTAIMPAANIKMIAETTDYSGYFNMVPDKDGTVRWMPMVIKCENHFHAPLALMAVRAFRNEELSLEIEDFGVSHVRSGSHEIPVNETGHLLINYRGGAKTFPHISVSSIIENRVPRENLKGKIVLVGATAVGIFDLRVTPFSEIYPGLEIHANVVDNILHEDYLWRPNWATIFDLAAIAFLSAIIGFFVPRSRIAFGAMVSAGIFAFYLIMCQFLFSSQGLLLNILYPGAAMITTYVAMTAYKYISEEKQKRFLKNAFSTYLAPSVVSEIIKNPDKLALGGEEREITAFFSDLQGFTSISERLSAHELVALLNEFLTEMSDVILGEMGTVDKYEGDAIIAFFGAPNDLPDHAAKACVACVKMQKRLAELRKKLAAEGRPALHMRIGMNTGKAVVGNMGSAMRMDYTMMGDTVNTAARLEGVNKIYGTYVMISGSTFSEASHVIAARELDLVMVIGKGEPITVYEVQGLPGEVLPAQTEANHHYARGLAAYRALKWDEAIAHFSDALAALPTDGPSMEMFRRCQNYKVSPPPSKWNRAYSMKSK from the coding sequence ATGACCGGATTATTCCGTCGCCTCGTAAAGCCCGGCCCAGCCATGCTCACCGTCATCATCGTTCTGGCCTGGACCGCAGCCTATGTCTCCCAGCTGTCCTTCCTGGACATGGTGGAGTTGAACACGGTCGATCTCAGGTTCAGGTTCAGGGGCGAGCGCCCGGTGGGGCCCGAAGTGGTGCTGGCCGTCATCGACGAGCAGAGCCTGAAGGAAGAGGGCAAGTGGATCTGGCCCCGCGAAAAGATAGCCCGCATGATCAAAAACCTGGCCGACGCCGGGGCCGCCGTGGTGGCCCTGGATATCGGTTTCCTGGAGCCGGACCCCAACAACACCATAAAACCGGTGGAGGAGGCCGAGCGCCTGGTGAAGGAGGCCGGGGCGCTCACCCCCAACCTTTCCGAGAGCTTCGGGCGGCTGAAGGAGGCCGGGGACAACGACCGGATTCTGGCCGATACCATAAAAGCGTCCAAAACCAAGGTGGTCCTGGGCTATTTTTTCCACATGGACCGCAAGGAGCTTGGGCGGCTGGACCAGGGCGAGATTGATTCCCAGGTTGAAAACGTGCGTTCGGGCCGCTTTCAGAAGATTCGGGAGACCAAAGAGGGCCGCAGGTTCACCGGGCTCCGCACGGCCATCATGCCTGCGGCCAACATAAAGATGATAGCCGAGACCACCGATTATTCGGGCTATTTCAACATGGTGCCCGACAAGGACGGCACCGTGCGCTGGATGCCCATGGTGATAAAGTGCGAAAACCACTTTCACGCGCCTTTGGCCCTCATGGCGGTGCGGGCCTTTCGGAACGAGGAACTCTCCCTTGAAATAGAGGATTTCGGCGTGAGCCACGTAAGAAGCGGCTCCCACGAAATACCGGTGAACGAGACCGGGCATCTGCTGATCAATTACCGGGGCGGGGCCAAGACTTTTCCGCACATCTCGGTTTCCAGCATCATAGAAAACCGGGTTCCCAGGGAGAACCTGAAAGGCAAGATAGTCCTCGTTGGGGCCACTGCGGTGGGCATCTTCGACCTTCGGGTCACGCCCTTTTCGGAAATTTATCCGGGTCTTGAAATCCACGCCAACGTGGTGGACAACATCCTGCACGAGGATTACCTGTGGAGGCCCAACTGGGCCACCATCTTCGACCTTGCCGCCATCGCATTCCTGTCCGCCATAATAGGGTTTTTCGTTCCCAGAAGCCGCATAGCCTTCGGCGCTATGGTTTCCGCAGGCATTTTCGCTTTTTATCTAATCATGTGCCAGTTCCTCTTTTCAAGCCAGGGACTTTTGTTGAACATCCTCTATCCGGGCGCGGCCATGATCACCACCTACGTGGCCATGACAGCCTACAAGTACATCTCAGAGGAGAAACAAAAGCGCTTCCTCAAAAACGCCTTTTCCACCTATCTGGCCCCATCGGTGGTGTCGGAGATAATAAAGAACCCGGACAAGCTGGCCCTGGGCGGCGAGGAACGCGAAATCACAGCGTTTTTTTCCGACCTCCAGGGCTTCACCTCCATCAGCGAGCGCCTTTCGGCACATGAGCTGGTGGCGCTTCTTAACGAGTTCCTCACCGAGATGAGTGACGTGATACTGGGTGAGATGGGCACGGTGGACAAGTACGAGGGCGACGCCATAATCGCCTTTTTCGGGGCCCCCAACGATTTGCCCGATCACGCCGCCAAGGCCTGCGTGGCCTGCGTGAAGATGCAGAAAAGGCTCGCGGAGCTTAGGAAAAAACTGGCGGCTGAGGGCAGGCCCGCGCTTCACATGCGCATCGGCATGAATACCGGCAAGGCCGTCGTGGGCAACATGGGCTCGGCCATGCGAATGGACTACACCATGATGGGTGATACCGTTAACACCGCCGCCCGCCTGGAAGGCGTCAACAAAATCTACGGCACCTACGTCATGATATCGGGCAGCACATTCTCGGAGGCCAGCCACGTGATCGCGGCCCGCGAGCTTGACCTCGTCATGGTCATAGGCAAGGGCGAGCCCATAACCGTGTACGAGGTTCAGGGACTTCCGGGGGAGGTTCTCCCCGCCCAGACCGAGGCCAACCATCACTACGCCAGGGGGCTTGCCGCCTACCGGGCCTTGAAGTGGGACGAGGCCATAGCCCATTTTTCGGACGCCCTTGCCGCCCTTCCCACGGATGGGCCCAGCATGGAGATGTTCCGGCGCTGCCAGAACTACAAGGTTTCTCCGCCCCCTTCCAAGTGGAACAGGGCTTATTCCATGAAAAGTAAGTAA